The nucleotide sequence ttttttagtagtgcatgcaatttttattttttattttttttttatatgtttcatGTTCGATGCTTAGTTGGTGGAACTGAAAACAGTGTATTATTGCATTGCATGTATTGTATAATCCAAAATTGGTGAATAGTTTAATTGAAATGTTGTGTTTTAGCTACATTGCTATGCTGAACTGTAACTATGAAGAATTGGGATGTTGAATAGATGACATTAAAATTTAGAGTAATAATTTTCCCTACACCTCCAACACCCGGTAATCACGTTCAAAATAGATTAAATTAGTTCACTTGAGTAGATGGTTAATTCAATTTATGGTCAAACTTTGCAgttaattcaaattcaaatgcatTACTAACCACAATTTTCAACGTGATCTAAGTTAACCATATACTCAACTGAGTTAACCACAATTATGCATGAaacatttttgttaaatttattttggtatTATGCGATCACTATTTTCTAGTGTCTATTCAAAGGTGCCCTTTACATGATTTGAATGAGAGTTGATGGTCAGTGCTAATTGAACAGTCAtggaaattaatattttgtgaaAGTTGTTcattttgatgttaaaattaGGCATGGTTTGGTGGGTGAATAAACTTGTTTATCTGATTTTCTAATGCTTGAATGCAGTCGTCATCCAGAGGTCAAGTGGGCTCAAAGGGCTGACAAAGTCTATGTCACGGTTCAGTTGCCGGATTCCAAAAATGCAAAAGTGAACCTTACTCCAGATGGTGTTTTGACTTTTTCTGCCACTGCTGGTGCGGAAGACCACCTCTATGAGCTCAAGTTGCCACTCTTTGACAAGGTTAATGTAGAGGTGAGAAGACATTCCTAGTTTATGGATAGCATTGGCGCATAGTTAAGAATGTTTATGTTCCTTTTCCAATGAGTTAAATAATGGCATTGTGTGATACATGCATGCACTTATGGGCATTGTTAAACAGTCCTTAGCTTCatatttattctaatttaataGTCTTCGTAACTAAGTTTCTGTTaactttttaatgtttttcacTAAGTAACAGTTTCTGTTATGCTTCATTTGCActgtaatgttttttattttctcaatgtGTTTATTTATCAATCTCTGCTATTGTTTCAGGAGAGCAAAATTAATGTAGGAGTGAGAGGCATATTCTGTGTAGTGCAAAAGGCAGAGGATGAATGGTGGAAAAGGTTACTGAAAGCAGAAGGGAAGCCTCCACATTATGTGAAAGTTGATTGGGATAAATGGgtggatgaagatgaagatgcgGGTATGTCCACGTTTAAACAATACTGTGCTACTTAGTTTTTACAAGTTATAAagggtatttttattttacgtATCAACTGATTGTCTGTTTATTAGGTCTCGGTGACCTGGACTTGGGAGGGATGGATTTCTCGGTATGTAACGTTTTTCGTTTAATTCTCAGTTTCAACTCCTTCTCTTATTAATGTTGTTTGTCCTAATTAATTTTTGTGCTGCAGCAATTTGAGGGTGATGATGCAGTGGGTGCGGATTTTGACGACGGCGATGATGAAGGTAAGTCTGCTGCACATATTGTGTTAATTCTTTTGACAATTACTCTGTCTTAAGTACTTGACTATTATAAAGCATGGTTGATGGTACTTGCATATGTTGTGGCATGTACTTCTTGCATTTGTAGATTACATTGGGTGGTTTACTGCTATTTAAGATACTCTTGGGaaaactttcatcttgcattGGTTGATGGTAGTTTCCTGTTTCATCGTTCGTGTCTGGCTAGCACTATATCTAATGGTTTACTTTTAGGGGCGTGTCTGTAGGCTGTATTAATTTATTCTTGTtggaaaattaaatatttcatttcagtTGATGAGATGGTTTTTGGTAGACATTTAGAAAGTTGAAATTGACTTTAGGGCAACTATGTTTTAGGCTAGAGTTTGTGGCTTTTCTAGTGGCTTAGAGAGTAGCTTGTAAAGAATTGAATTAACCGGTGAAACTGATTAAGTGTTATTCAATGTGTAACTTATGATTGTAAttcttttgaaaagagaaacaTACACTCAATAATTCAGTGTTTTTCTAGTGAACTAGTAGCCTACGCAGGTTTGATTACCTGCATGAGGCTGCTTGATATCATATCTTACCCCATCTGGATGGCTAATGTGTTATCCCGAGTTGCACCATTCTGAGTTCCTGAGTGATAGAATAGCTTTAAACTAGCCCACCAAATCTGACCTTGATCATAGTTTCTACCGTAAAAAAGCTCTACAATGTTGTATCATAATTTCTTTAATCTTAAACAAACGGTCCCTTCACCATGTATTACCGTTTAAGTGACTCTTACGACTGATATCTCAAAAGTCACTCATTATGTTGCAGACTTGCAGCAATGCATGACTAAGTAACAGTACAGAATTTTACTGTACAATTTAAACTCTATCCAAAATTTAGAATTGACATTTCTACTGTTGTTTATAGTGCCTCTTATTGTTGGCTTAATTAAATATGTCTGTTTGCTAATTGTGCAGTGCAAGAAGCGTCAAAGCCTGAAAAACAAGAGGGTAATGATAACGAGGGAGGCTCTACGGTTGGAGACCAAGCTGGCAAGAGCACCGTCCAGGAAGCTGCTCCAAGCACATAATATCATTGCAGTTTAGGATCTTATACTCAGGAAAACGCTTTTAGATGTGCATTGAAGTTTCAGTCTGACTGTAGTATCGTTTGGTGTAGGTGTTTAAGATATTAATATCACTATCTTTGTGTCCCTAAACATTAGCTTGTATTATGAGGCAGCCAAAGCTCCTTCAAGTTGAAGTACTAATGTACAAttgagatttttatttattgtggGAAAGACGGTATCTGGATTTCAATATTTTTGGACTTCTTATTTGCTCCCAAAGAAAACCCGTTCAGGTTGCTTACCAAAACTAGGCTAATGTTGCTTACCAAAACTATTGCCCAAGTCTCAATTATGTTTAGAGTTAAGGTCTCCATCAAATTAATTTCATCAAAGAAATTTGACAATAAACTAATGGCTGTGTAATAAGGGACCTGCGAGACATGATTTAGGGATGCTGGATATTCTATGCTTTTAGaacctttatttttttgataaatatagATCATCTTCTCAAAATAAAtgtaatgcattttttttcacACGTGTAGAAAAAGGAATACAGATAGTTAAGACATTAGAAAATGATGTAGCAAAAAAACTTTGATGAGGTCTATAATATCACCATTTTGGTGACGTATAAGCAAAATAATTGGAAACCTAAATTGCACTGAACTCATAAACAATAATCTTCTGAGCGGGCACACTAATTTGATGTAGTTCTATATCACTTGTTCAAATTAACCTATACCTCCTCGTCCTCTTCCTGCCCCTACCACAAGAAGAACAAATATTAGATTATTCATATGATTCAATCAAACATGAACTAAATTATATTggcaatttattttcataatttattgCTTATGTTTAATATAACTTGAACTGCAACATTCCTCTTTTCCTTAAACATCATCCGAACAAGTGTAAACTTGAATGATAATTTAATGAACTATATTAAATGATTTACCTCTGTTTCCACCCCGGCCTCCTCCAGCCCTTCCTCGGCCTCCTCCCTACCTCTTGCTCTTCCTCGTCCCAAACTTGGTGGAAGTCGAAGATACTTAATAGTATTCCCACGAATGTAGCATTTAGGCATATACCAAAATCTATCACCATCCTACATTGCCAAATACAATCAAACACTGTACATTATACCAAACAACAAATGacattatcataaataaatatcgaTAATATGAACGAAAGCAAGAAGAGCTGTCAAAAGAACATTACGTTAGAGGTACAGAAGACTTCTCGAAGATGGATGTTCATCCATGTATCACAATTTACCAAATGGCCGTTATAAGTCTCCCCATTTTTCAGTTCAACCAActgttacaacaacaaaaaaataaaacaggttacaaaaggtaaaataaaacaaggtatttatgtatatattaacaaggtaaaataaaacaaaaacaccgACATGCAACACGCAACACTGATGCACATGATTACATTAAACTACGTCATATTCTAAGAAAATTATCGGTGTCAACTTATCTGTGTCGGTGCTTGATTGAAGAGAAAAGGATTTACTAACCATTGGGTGGCCTTGAGCAGTCTTGAGAAGGGAAAGTGGAAACTGCAAAGAAAGAGTCAATTGTCAAATAATTAATGAATGGAACtctaaccctaaccctaaacatATTGGTATCATTAAAAAGCAGAAACGTAAAAAAGATTACATATTTGAGAAAAAAGAGTGAAGTTGATGCGATCTAGGTAATGATTCAACCAAATCGTTGTTTTGTGGTGGaattaagaaagaaagagtGACTTACCATGTTGTCGTGAATTGGTGGTTGATTTTCAAGGAAAGAAAGCGAAGATGGAGAAATGCGATACTGTTAGGGTTTCTGTATTTGTGATTTGTGGAGAGAGATAGCTTCTTTTATTGTATTTTACACTCCCGCGCTACCTAGCAGGTAGTATAAAATAACAAATcttctttttcaaataaataaaaataaaaatactaacaaacaagatgtaacaaaaaaaaaaagaaaacaaataagcAGAGCATATTTTTATctctaaaataaacaaaacattttctagAAGCGTtaagtttttgaacaatttttgctaaaaattttttgcaaaaaattatcgcaaaatttgatttctacatccagattttattacttttatctttaacttttatcgttttaaaaaaatcctaTTTAATCcgttttcatgttaaaaaaattctaaattttagtaaatgaacctttcatagtgttttaaacttgtcttaaaaaaattgttcataaacttaagagtttaaggataattaaacaaattttgttttagcagggaccaaaactacaattaagtctaaattaaaattgatcTCATATTTTAAATACTAAAGGCTCTTTTTAAAGTTTGGAGGCGAGCAATGAGGGAACTTTGGAGGAGGGGAGGAGAGGGAAAAATAGAGAGATTTTCATCCTATTTGATAgtgtttttgttgaaaataaaaagaaacatttatgatttaatatttttaaaattttgagagTATTTTAaaggtggattctagggtgagggcTCTATCAAGTCCTTCACCGGTGAAACACCAAGAAAATACCCTCAGATTTAATCAAGGTACAAagttcctaaaaataaaattgagaataTCTACCTATGTCCACACACAATCCTGCCTATATTTCTTCCCGACTCACTAAAATTATGCAGAGAACGGTTGCTTTTCATTCATCTAATTCACACTTATGCATAATGGAAACGATGAAATATGGCTCATTGGCATCTAAATTTGACTCCATAATCTTCCAATTTATGCAATCATCAActaaaaagatgaaaattggTCGTTGTTGGCGTGGCTTCattaaaacatgaattttatttatatatgaatttgATTGATTTCAAAACATATAAGTACTTTTAATTCCATAAAGATGTACATTTTCTTTGGGTTAAACGTATATTTACTTTTCAAAGAGGTGTGcttgtttcttttttgaataGACAAGAGGTTGTTGATCTCTAGTCAAGAAGTTCAACATGGAAACTATTTTGATCGGTGTGGATGTATGCGTGTACATACAAATTGAGCCACGAGCTTTTGATTTTTGGAAACAACTTTCCGCAGATTTTGTGATTggaagatgatgaatactacAGAGATAGGGATACATGTGGGGAAGGAGATAGGGGCATTATTAGGTGAACTATAATACATTCATTCAAGTTGAGGAAATACTCTTCATTTTTATCAAATCCTCCACCATGTGAAATGTGATACCATCCAACACAAATCTCTTCTCTTAATTTCTTCCTACAGTTGctattctttttctcaaaatatattacttatgtttcattttatattcataacaAATTGGTTTGTTCGTCATATTCCTTTATCACATTTATCTACCAAACTTTATTGCAATGAACATGCGACCTAATCCTACCTTACTTGCTCAACAcacaacaaccaagtcttatcccactagGTAGAGAATTAAACAACGTCATATTGTTCTATCAAAAGCCATGTCTTGTTCAACACAAACTTTAATGAAATTATTGTGTTTTAAGAAATATGGTGGAATAAAGGAACACTAACCTGTAATGAAAAGCCAACGTATGATATGCATGCCCACAAAGGCATAAAACTAACCCACTGATTTTCTTTACGgcaattatttataaaatcgTAGTAGTCATAAACAAAAAAGTAATTAgacaagagaaaaataaaataaaataataggtaCGATCGGAGCAAGGCCagatgaaaacaaaaacaaagagtCAATAATGAAACAGCAAGAATGAACCAGCGCCCCTAGAATTTTGTAGAGACATTAGTCCAGCACATCAGGCATGCTTATGCAAAGACACTCAAGACATCCCTCCATTAAATGTGAAGTTTGAGAGCAAATGTTATGTACATTGGATTTGtacaaaataatttacatgATGATCCCTTAACTTACAATCTAAAAATAACTTTTGGAGTAAAAGTCCATAATTAATTACTCCTGCATTATTAATTCTGACCTCTTATGAATTTTCGTCAAGTCAACTAAATGCCGCATGGTCGGCCTGCCATGAGGACAATTCCACGGGGATTTCAGCTCCGCTAAATGCTCAAGTATCTGAAACAATTAGAGTAAACTAAAAAACTCAGTCTACAATTCAATTTCCTTACATTTAGTGTTCAACTGAACCAGATACTTGTAAAGGAGTGCACGTGCGATAAAATACGGTGAGGGGCGATGCTAAATGTAATGTGTTTTACTACCTTCTGCATTTCATTTCTTCCAAGTGCATCACCAATCATAATTGATGATCGACATGCTCGAGATGCCAACATTGCACGAACTCTTGGAGGGCAGATTGAATCTGAGGAATCCTGTCTATAACTACCAATAATGGAACATTCTCCATGACCATCACCATCAGATAGAGTTGAAATCAGGTCCTTAACATCTGTTGGGAGAA is from Medicago truncatula cultivar Jemalong A17 chromosome 1, MtrunA17r5.0-ANR, whole genome shotgun sequence and encodes:
- the LOC11420022 gene encoding uncharacterized protein OsI_027940; translated protein: MSRHPEVKWAQRADKVYVTVQLPDSKNAKVNLTPDGVLTFSATAGAEDHLYELKLPLFDKVNVEESKINVGVRGIFCVVQKAEDEWWKRLLKAEGKPPHYVKVDWDKWVDEDEDAGLGDLDLGGMDFSQFEGDDAVGADFDDGDDEVQEASKPEKQEGNDNEGGSTVGDQAGKSTVQEAAPST